From Carettochelys insculpta isolate YL-2023 chromosome 22, ASM3395843v1, whole genome shotgun sequence, one genomic window encodes:
- the LOC142024934 gene encoding zinc finger protein RFP-like isoform X2, whose protein sequence is MAGQPGGGEPLCQEHQEALKLFCDQDQVLICVICRESQAHRAHNVRPREEAAQEYKGQIEDVKKTIKLEIRGLQHFLKKQERVLLAHVDRLDTDLQKIHSENINNFSEELLQLEDLISEMEEKCRQPANEFLQDIRSTLSRCEKEKCEEPVAVPQGLRDTLTVSSLRILCLQKVLKKCKEDLLFRVNFLISKAEEEGQATLDPDLENPCSLLSTAESVAYQG, encoded by the exons ATGGCCGGCCAGCCGGGCGGAGGAGAGCCTCTGTGCCAGGAACACCAGGAGGCGTTGAAACTCTTCTGCGACCAGGACCAAGTTCTCATCTGTGTGATCTGTCGGGAGTCCCAGGCCCACCGGGCTCACAACGTGCGCCCCAGAGAGGAGGCCGCCCAGGAGTATAAG GGTCAGATCGAAGATGTGAAAAAGACGATCAAGTTGGAAATTCGGGGACTGCAGCACTTCCTGAAGAAACAGGAGCGGGTCCTGCTGGCCCACGTGGACAGGCTGGATACTGACCTTCAGAAGATCCACTCTGAAAATATCAACAACTTCTCTGAGGAGCTTTTGCAGCTCGAGGACTTGATCAGCGAGATGGAAGAGAAGTGTCGGCAGCCAGCAAACGAGTTCCTGCAG gACATCAGAAGCACCTTGAGCAG GTGCGAGAAGGAGAAGTGCGAGGAACCGGTGGCCGTACCGCAGGGCCTGAGGGACACACTTACTGTCTCTTCCCTAAGGATCCTTTGTCTGCAGAAGGTCCTGAAGAAATGCAAAG AGGACCTGCTCTTCCGGGTGAACTTTCTGATCTCAAAGGCAGAGGAAGAGG GGCAGGCGACTCTGGATCCAGACCTGGAAAATCCCTGCTCCCTCCTGTCCACAGCTGAGAGTGTGGCTTACCAAGGCTAA
- the LOC142024934 gene encoding zinc finger protein RFP-like isoform X1, producing the protein MAGQPGGGEPLCQEHQEALKLFCDQDQVLICVICRESQAHRAHNVRPREEAAQEYKEQIEAQLDALKRQKEECLERKRAGQQQTRKYLGQIEDVKKTIKLEIRGLQHFLKKQERVLLAHVDRLDTDLQKIHSENINNFSEELLQLEDLISEMEEKCRQPANEFLQDIRSTLSRCEKEKCEEPVAVPQGLRDTLTVSSLRILCLQKVLKKCKEDLLFRVNFLISKAEEEGQATLDPDLENPCSLLSTAESVAYQG; encoded by the exons ATGGCCGGCCAGCCGGGCGGAGGAGAGCCTCTGTGCCAGGAACACCAGGAGGCGTTGAAACTCTTCTGCGACCAGGACCAAGTTCTCATCTGTGTGATCTGTCGGGAGTCCCAGGCCCACCGGGCTCACAACGTGCGCCCCAGAGAGGAGGCCGCCCAGGAGTATAAG GAGCAAATTGAAGCCCAACTGGACGCCCTGAAGCGACAGAAAGAAGAATGTCTGGAGAGGaaaagggctgggcagcagcaaaCCCGGAAATATCTG GGTCAGATCGAAGATGTGAAAAAGACGATCAAGTTGGAAATTCGGGGACTGCAGCACTTCCTGAAGAAACAGGAGCGGGTCCTGCTGGCCCACGTGGACAGGCTGGATACTGACCTTCAGAAGATCCACTCTGAAAATATCAACAACTTCTCTGAGGAGCTTTTGCAGCTCGAGGACTTGATCAGCGAGATGGAAGAGAAGTGTCGGCAGCCAGCAAACGAGTTCCTGCAG gACATCAGAAGCACCTTGAGCAG GTGCGAGAAGGAGAAGTGCGAGGAACCGGTGGCCGTACCGCAGGGCCTGAGGGACACACTTACTGTCTCTTCCCTAAGGATCCTTTGTCTGCAGAAGGTCCTGAAGAAATGCAAAG AGGACCTGCTCTTCCGGGTGAACTTTCTGATCTCAAAGGCAGAGGAAGAGG GGCAGGCGACTCTGGATCCAGACCTGGAAAATCCCTGCTCCCTCCTGTCCACAGCTGAGAGTGTGGCTTACCAAGGCTAA